From a region of the Phaeodactylum tricornutum CCAP 1055/1 chromosome 4, whole genome shotgun sequence genome:
- a CDS encoding predicted protein — MQECDGGCCVTPSPLLSCKCAGSLADAAPPLHGIVRIIPYTVFSFRPPRGAVCSACAALDEHKPSCDRLDELDTHSRRDVIVPTRRLDQSVTSPSYRKDVRFFLPSQENGHGIVKRGPTLDFGWGTHPMLVLRVAQRQSRSLCARVRTAPTRLRPPPTRTFATTKPDEERNRTADTTESFQDTIHRLQNEENEKVQDSGSNEKSSTRSILPDNFLATLADQWGGFRKEVGHTWNELVRSGQRKDINKKIHPVATAEGEKPYTGPVEIMVIEEAEHLTAWERMQKRLTAAPIIQDILSRTEEIYDKSGARDAKARVDHIREDAKEAWETSQNPWVYRVSSVYDTLTAESPETRAVKELRQLDPEFTLEDWKADVVEHTLPQIMQWFLEGRINQLKPWLGEGVFKRLAAEMTAREKEGVQIDTNLLGIMNSEILAIEPDEVNRGSPIIILHFMAQQINCVKKKKDDEIVEGAEDDIRANSYVTAFQREYDEEKGELNWKIVDFRFNGAIAYL, encoded by the exons ATGCAGGAATGTGATGGGGGATGCTGTGTGACCCCATCCCCGCTCCTGTCGTGTAAGTGTGCCGGAAGTTTGGCGGATGCGGCCCCCCCCCTACACGGAATCGTACGAATAATACCGTATACGGTATTTTCCTTTCGTCCGCCGCGCGGTGCTGTTTGTTCGGCTTGCGCAGCGTTGGATG AACACAAACCTAGTTGTGATCGTCTCGATGAACTCGATACGCACAGTCGTCGTGATGTGATCGTTCCCACACGCCGCCTCGACCAGTCTGTCACGAGTCCGTCATACAGAAAAGACGTTCGCTTTTTTCTTCCAAGCCAAGAAAACGGACACGGAATCGTAAAACGGGGTCCGACGTTGGATTTTGGTTGGGGCACCCACCC TATGCTAGTGCTTCGCGTGGCCCAACGGCAATCGCGGAGTTTGTGTGCACGGGTCCGGACGGCACCCACgcgtcttcgtccaccgcCGACACGAACGTTCGCCACGACCAAACCGGACGAAGAGCGGAATCGTACTGCGGATACTACCGAATCCTTTCAAGATACGATACACCGGTTGCAGAATGAAGAGAACGAAAAAGTACAAGACAGTGGGTCGAACGAAAAAAGTAGTACCAGGAGTATCCTGCCCGACAACTTCCTGGCGACACTGGCCGACCAGTGGGGAGGCTTTCGCAAAGAAGTCGGTCACACGTGGAATGAGCTCGTTCGATCGGGACAACGCAAAGACATTAACAAAAAGATTCACCCCGTGGCAACTGCCGAAGGCGAGAAGCCCTACACGGGTCCGGTAGAAATTATGGTCATTGAGGAAGCGGAGCATTTGACGGCGTGGGAACGAATGCAGAAGCGACTCACGGCGGCACCCATTATTCAGGACATCTTGTCACGAACTGAAGAAATATACGACAAATCTGGAGCCCGAGACGCCAAGGCCAGGGTGGATCATATTCGGGAAGACGCCAAAGAAGCCTGGGAGACGTCACAAAATCCATGGGTGTACCGAGTATCGTCCGTATACGATACCCTGACGGCAGAATCGCCGGAAACCCGGGCCGTCAAGGAGCTGCGACAGCTCGATCCAGAATTCACTCTGGAAGACTGGAAGGCGGATGTCGTTGAACACACGTTGCCACAAATTATGCAGTGGTTTTTGGAAGGACGCATCAATCAACTGAAGCCGTGGCTGGGAGAGGGCGTGTTCAAGCGACTTGCAGCAGAAATGACGGCAAGAGAAAAGGAAGGCGTACAGATTGATACAAACTTGCTGGGAATCATGAATTCGGAGATTTTGGCCATTGAG CCGGATGAAGTCAACAGGGGATCGCCTATTATCATTCTGCATTTCATGGCGCAACAAATTAACTGtgtgaaaaagaagaaagacgacgagattGTGGAAGGAGCCGAGGACGATATCCGGGCGAACTCGTACGTGACTGCTTTTCAAAGAGAatacgacgaagaaaagggTGAACTGAACTGGAAAATTGTCGACTTTCGATTCAATGGAGCTATTGCCTATCTATAG
- a CDS encoding predicted protein, with amino-acid sequence MVRAYQVHRTPASSNTYQNTQPYRAIPQHHAWREHGSRRNRWSMDVERPSIQDDRKYVQRLNHVLQYWNGSPSSHTPSRGGTSTLSKSETAGALHEQSAHASATSHGMPWRSSIDGSYSHEQLFYMPFWEWQVEFMKSTLTNFRGLPVRSRSGRDMSYVESGTSVPTRSSGKPMRMHTCCFASDEYKQIRLTTLDAGPRTQVFTSLWYPNPEYDLPVLGIDLLQFNEKKHLCVVDFQPLHTSENDHTVDRRHVEPRQETLASIRSQYPSLQGSMTKRFYDETQFFSSQMLLARDPPDGSDPTRMVNDELFPAYQRYVETHVEMVQSATPDPSTVPTVLDRHAAYDEYSAARDPAHALLARAFGQDWADEYVYDVLFPLSQK; translated from the coding sequence ATGGTCCGCGCCTACCAGGTCCATCGGACACCGGCGTCGTCCAACACGTACCAAAATACCCAACCGTATCGGGCCATCCCACAACATCACGCCTGGCGAGAACATGGCAGCCGGAGAAATCGGTGGAGTATGGACGTCGAACGTCCAAGTATCCAAGACGACCGGAAATACGTACAGCGATTGAACCACGTGCTGCAATATTGGAACGGATCACCATCATCCCATACGCCGAGTAGAGGCGGCACCAGTACTTTGTCAAAGTCCGAGACTGCCGGCGCGCTTCACGAACAATCCGCACACGCCTCCGCAACTTCGCACGGAATGCCTTGGCGATCTTCAATCGATGGCAGTTACAGCCACGAACAACTGTTCTACATGCCCTTTTGGGAATGGCAGGTAGAGTTTATGAAATCGACTCTTACCAATTTTCGAGGTCTGCCGGTGCGTTCCCGGTCGGGGCGGGACATGTCTTACGTGGAAAGCGGGACAAGCGTGCCGACAAGGTCTTCTGGAAAACCAATGCGCATGCACACGTGTTGCTTTGCTTCGGACGAATATAAACAGATACGCTTGACGACTCTGGATGCGGGACCCCGAACCCAAGTGTTTACATCCTTGTGGTATCCCAATCCAGAATATGATTTGCCTGTATTGGGCATCGACTTGCTACAGttcaacgaaaagaagcATTTGTGCGTAGTGGACTTTCAACCCTTGCACACGAGCGAAAACGACCATACAGTTGATCGTCGTCACGTAGAACCACGCCAAGAAACGTTGGCGTCGATTCGTTCACAGTACCCTAGTTTGCAAGGGAGCATGACGAAACGATTCTACGACGAAACGCAATTCTTCTCGTCCCAAATGCTGCTGGCTCGCGATCCACCGGACGGCAGCGACCCGACCCGCATGGTGAACGACGAGTTGTTCCCAGCCTATCAGCGGTACGTCGAAACGCACGTGGAAATGGTGCAGTCGGCCACGCCGGACCCGTCCACTGTACCCACCGTGCTGGATCGACACGCGGCCTACGACGAATATTCAGCCGCCCGGGATCCGGCACACGCCTTGCTAGCTCGTGCGTTTGGACAAGACTGGGCCGACGAGTACGTGTACGATGTACTCTTTCCACTCTCGCAAAAGTAG
- a CDS encoding predicted protein, with amino-acid sequence YHKIRMTYYDAGDNTQVFNSVWYPDPAYNLPVLGIDLLAFNRKKYLAIVDFQPLHQDENDHSTPFEHLLQPIKEEYDTLKGRMSSKFYDETQFFSQQMLFARFEDEGVVSQDLFPAFSRYVETHLNLLRSTTPVAADVSNVLARQQAYDTYSAERDPATGLFAAMFGADWAADFVHDFLFSSS; translated from the coding sequence TACCACAAGATTCGCATGACCTACTACGATGCCGGCGACAATACCCAAGTCTTCAACTCGGTCTGGTATCCCGACCCGGCGTACAACCTTCCCGTCCTCGGCATCGACCTGCTGGCGTTCAACCGCAAAAAGTATCTCGCCATTGTTGACTTTCAACCCCTCCACCAAGACGAGAACGATCATTCGACGCCCTTTGAACACCTGCTGCAGCCCATCAAAGAGGAGTACGATACGCTCAAGGGCCGCATGAGCAGCAAATTTTACGACGAAACGCAGTTCTTTTCGCAACAAATGTTGTTTGCCCGTTTCGAAGACGAGGGTGTTGTGAGCCAAGATTTGTTCCCCGCCTTTTCTCGCTACGTCGAAACGCACTTGAATCTATTGCGTTCGACTACACCAGTCGCCGCGGACGTCTCCAATGTCTTGGCGCGTCAACAAGCCTACGATACATATTCTGCGGAACGGGATCCCGCCACGGGGCTCTTTGCTGCCATGTTTGGGGCCGACTGGGCCGCCGACTTTGTACACGACTTTTTATTCTCCTCTAGT
- a CDS encoding predicted protein, with protein MFVAFQTISRNSSLTGVLRRSMSSIPSTMKAAVVRETGDAHALKVETDFPTPSLGANQVIVKNEFAGINFIDTYHRKGLYARDLPFIGGQEGGGTVAAVSDEAAAQGINVGDRVAYSVFGSYAEYTAVPAAKLLPVPDSIGLDVATSCVVQGLTAHYLVTSAHADLIKSGEWCLIHGVAGGTCQWAAQMAKLRGFKVIGTAPKGKADIASNLGCDELILLDEVAGTSYEDYESVDVTAKVLEITGGAGVKCVIDGIGKATMDISINSLARRGIFVSFGNASGAVPAFPVLRLIGKSAYVTRPKLLDYTVDREELVWRAGEVFDWLQAGKLKVAVDTTFSLDDAAEGHMYLEAGKSKGKVLYKI; from the exons TTTCAAACTATTTCCCGCAACTCGTCACTGACCGGTGTGCTCCGCCGAAGCATGTCTTCCATCCCATCAACCATGAAG GCTGCCGTCGTCCGCGAAACGGGTGACGCTCACGCCCTCAAAGTGGAAACGGACTTTCCTACCCCATCACTCGGAGCTAACCAggtaattgtcaagaacGAATTTGCTGGTATTAACTTTATCGATACCTACCATCGCAAGGGTTTGTACGCCCGTGATTTGCCTTTCATTGGCGGCCAGGAAGGTGGTGGTACGGTCGCGGCCGTCTCGGACGAAGCCGCCGCTCAGGGAATCAACGTCGGTGACCGTGTGGCCTACTCCGTCTTTGGTTCATACGCTGAATACACGGCGGTTCCCGCCGCGAAACTGTTGCCCGTCCCGGACAGTATCGGTTTGGACGTGGCCACGTCGTGTGTCGTGCAGGGCCTCACGGCACACTACCTCGTCACGTCGGCGCACGCGGACTTGATCAAATCCGGCGAGTGGTGCTTGATTCACGGAGTCGCCGGTGGAACCTGCCAGTGGGCTGCGCAAATGGCGAAATTGCGCGGATTCAAAGTGATTGGAACGGCGCCCAAGGGAAAGGCGGATATTGCTAGCAACTTAGGTTGCGACGAACTGATCCTCCTCGACGAGGTTGCGGGAACGTCGTATGAAGACTACGAATCCGTGGACGTTACGGCCAAAGTTTTGGAAATCACCGGTGGCGCAGGTGTCAAGTGTGTGATTGACGGAATTGGCAAAGCAACCATGGATATTTCGATCAACTCGTTGGCCCGACGGGGTATTTTCGTGTCGTTTGGGAACGCCTCCGGTGCCGTCCCGGCGTTTCCCGTCTTGCGCTTGATTGGCAAGTCAGCCTATGTGACGCGTCCGAAATTACTAGACTACACTGTCGATCGCGAAGAATTGGTGTGGCGGGCTGGCGAAGTTTTCGACTGGTTGCAAGCAGGCAAACTCAAGGTCGCCGTGGACACGACCTTTTCCTTGGACGACGCTGCGGAAGGACACATGTATTTGGAAGCGGGCAAGAGCAAAGGAAAGGTACTTTACAAGATTTAA